In the genome of Streptococcus oralis, one region contains:
- the murT gene encoding lipid II isoglutaminyl synthase subunit MurT, whose product MKLKTTLGLLAGRSSHFVLSRLGRGSTLPGKLALQFDKDILQNLAKNYEIVVVTGTNGKTLTTALTVGILKEVYGQVLTNPSGANMITGITTTFLTAKSSKTGKNIAVLEIDEASLSRICDYIHPSLFVITNIFRDQMDRYGEIYTTYNMILDAIRKVPTATVLLNGDSPLFYKPAIPNPVQYFGFDLEKGPAKLAHYNTEGILCPDCQGILKYEHNTYANLGAYICENCGCKRPDLDYRLTDLVELTNNRSRFVIDGQEYGIQIGGLYNIYNALAAVAIARFLGADSQLIKQGFDKSRAVFGRQETFHIGDKECTLVLIKNPVGATQAIEMIKLAPYPFSLSVLLNANYADGIDTSWIWDADFEQITDMDIPEINAGGVRHSEIARRLRVTGYPADKITETSNLEQVLKTIENQDCKHAYILATYTAMLEFRELLASRQIVRKEMN is encoded by the coding sequence ATGAAATTAAAAACTACTTTGGGCCTCCTAGCTGGGCGTTCTTCTCACTTCGTTTTAAGCCGTCTTGGCCGCGGAAGTACGCTCCCAGGAAAACTCGCCCTTCAATTTGATAAAGATATTTTACAAAATCTAGCTAAGAACTACGAGATTGTCGTGGTCACTGGAACCAACGGGAAAACCCTGACAACTGCCCTCACTGTCGGCATTTTAAAAGAGGTTTATGGTCAGGTTCTGACCAATCCAAGTGGCGCCAATATGATAACAGGGATTACGACAACTTTCTTGACTGCCAAATCCTCTAAAACTGGAAAAAACATTGCCGTTCTCGAAATTGACGAGGCCAGCCTATCTCGTATCTGTGACTACATCCATCCTAGCCTTTTTGTCATCACTAATATTTTCCGTGACCAGATGGACCGCTACGGTGAGATTTACACGACTTATAACATGATTTTGGATGCCATCCGTAAGGTGCCTACGGCTACAGTTCTCCTCAATGGCGATAGCCCGCTTTTCTACAAACCAGCTATTCCAAATCCTGTACAGTATTTTGGTTTTGACTTGGAAAAAGGACCAGCCAAACTAGCTCACTACAATACCGAAGGGATTCTCTGCCCTGACTGTCAAGGCATCCTCAAATATGAGCACAATACCTATGCCAACTTGGGTGCCTATATCTGCGAAAATTGTGGTTGCAAACGGCCTGACTTGGACTACCGTCTGACAGATTTGGTTGAGTTGACCAACAATCGCTCCCGCTTTGTCATTGACGGACAAGAATACGGAATCCAAATCGGTGGACTCTATAATATCTACAATGCCCTTGCTGCGGTTGCTATCGCCCGTTTTCTCGGGGCTGATTCACAACTGATCAAGCAAGGATTTGACAAGAGCCGTGCTGTCTTTGGACGCCAGGAAACATTCCATATCGGCGACAAGGAATGTACTCTCGTCTTGATTAAAAACCCAGTCGGTGCAACCCAAGCTATCGAGATGATTAAACTAGCACCTTATCCATTTAGTCTATCTGTCCTCCTCAATGCTAACTATGCAGACGGAATTGACACTAGCTGGATCTGGGATGCGGACTTTGAACAAATCACTGATATGGATATCCCTGAAATCAATGCTGGCGGTGTTCGTCATTCTGAAATCGCTCGTCGTCTACGGGTGACAGGCTATCCAGCTGATAAAATCACTGAGACAAGCAATCTGGAGCAGGTTCTCAAAACCATTGAGAACCAAGACTGCAAGCATGCTTATATCCTAGCAACCTATACTGCTATGCTTGAATTCCGCGAACTGCTGGCTAGTCGTCAGATTGTTAGAAAGGAGATGAACTAA
- a CDS encoding FAD-containing oxidoreductase, with product MLTYDLIVIGFGKAGKTLAGKLASAGKKVALIERSKAMYGGTCINIGCIPTKTLLVAAEKDLSFEEVIATKNTITGRLNGKNYATVAGTGVDIFDAEAHFLSNKVIEIQAGDEKQELTAETIVINTGAVSNVLPIPGLATSKNVFDSTGIQNLDKLPEKLGVLGGGNIGLEFAGLFNKLGSKVTVLDALDTFLPRAEPSIAALAKQYMEEDGIELLQNIRTTEIKNDGDQVLVVTENETYRFDALLYATGRKPNVEPLQLENTDIELTKRGAIKVDKHCQTNVPGVFAVGDVNGGLQFTYISLDDFRVVYSYLAGDGSYTLEDRLNVPNTMFITPALSQVGLTESQAADLKLPYAVKEIPVAAMPRGHVNGDLRGAFKAVVNTETKEILGATIFSEGSQEIINIITVAMDNKIPYTYFTKQIFTHPTLAENLNDLFAI from the coding sequence ATGTTAACATATGATTTAATCGTTATTGGATTTGGTAAAGCTGGGAAAACACTAGCTGGTAAATTAGCTTCAGCTGGCAAAAAAGTTGCCCTCATTGAACGTAGCAAAGCTATGTACGGTGGAACTTGTATCAATATCGGTTGTATCCCAACTAAAACCTTGCTAGTTGCTGCTGAGAAAGATTTGTCTTTTGAAGAAGTCATTGCTACCAAAAACACCATCACTGGTCGCCTTAACGGTAAAAACTATGCGACTGTTGCTGGTACAGGCGTCGATATTTTTGATGCGGAAGCTCACTTCCTTTCAAACAAAGTCATCGAAATCCAAGCTGGTGATGAAAAACAAGAATTGACTGCTGAAACTATCGTCATCAACACTGGTGCTGTTTCAAACGTCTTGCCAATCCCTGGACTTGCTACAAGCAAAAACGTCTTTGACTCAACAGGTATCCAAAACTTGGACAAATTGCCTGAAAAACTTGGTGTCCTTGGTGGCGGAAACATTGGTCTTGAATTTGCTGGCCTTTTCAACAAACTTGGAAGCAAGGTAACAGTTCTAGATGCCTTAGATACTTTCCTACCTCGAGCAGAACCTTCCATCGCAGCTCTTGCTAAACAATACATGGAAGAAGACGGCATTGAATTGCTTCAAAATATCCGTACTACTGAAATCAAAAACGACGGTGACCAAGTCCTTGTCGTAACTGAAAACGAAACTTACCGTTTCGACGCCCTTCTCTACGCAACTGGACGTAAACCAAACGTCGAACCACTTCAACTTGAAAACACAGATATTGAACTAACAAAGCGTGGGGCTATCAAGGTAGACAAACATTGTCAAACAAACGTTCCTGGTGTCTTTGCAGTTGGAGATGTCAACGGTGGACTTCAATTTACCTACATTTCACTTGATGACTTCCGTGTTGTCTACAGCTACCTTGCTGGAGATGGCAGCTACACGCTTGAAGACCGTCTCAATGTACCAAATACAATGTTCATCACACCTGCACTTTCACAAGTTGGTTTGACTGAAAGCCAAGCAGCTGATTTGAAACTTCCATACGCTGTGAAGGAAATCCCTGTTGCAGCAATGCCTCGTGGTCATGTAAATGGCGACCTTCGCGGAGCTTTCAAAGCGGTTGTCAATACTGAAACAAAAGAAATTCTCGGTGCAACTATCTTCTCAGAAGGTTCTCAAGAAATCATCAACATCATCACTGTTGCGATGGACAACAAGATTCCTTACACTTACTTCACAAAACAAATCTTCACTCACCCAACCTTGGCTGAGAACTTGAATGACCTGTTTGCGATTTAA